The Chitinophagales bacterium genome has a window encoding:
- a CDS encoding T9SS type A sorting domain-containing protein has translation MKQLFTSLLCAVSLYVGAAPFMFNRTFQLPDELYGLPPSVMEMQMCQARSASKPTVVMKRMVANSYYLNGSITDSNRYFYSHGRGSANKGPDSYYTFYSMTGYNQVNNLPCDTLVNWHDYGSGFNLNAVYRYEYNVQNKVIFTELKDDYIWLQYKGYYNSGGMLERIDILDTFGATALTVKSSMYVIYDGQGKRIEDSTYSVINSMQTGRRTYTYDSNNNLIDFSSYRYVNSQWELSLRNTFTYDGQNRQITQVTSADYGNGFMNQQKDSFSYTGNNTDPSFHETFSWNDNTNQWEDYEILVYTFGNNSYYDGYTIYKYNNGWDTVEQDVYVYEGNDLFVRSNGYKYIGGGQFSTTPYDQSNLYFEEYYPASVLNNLSAKTKMNIFPNPAGEMLHVRADKDIAFVKIVASNGVVVADLAAAQHTATIDVSQLVQGVYTVVLTDKGGDILGSDRFVKQ, from the coding sequence ATGAAACAATTATTTACCTCTTTGTTATGCGCTGTATCTCTGTATGTAGGTGCTGCTCCGTTTATGTTTAACAGGACATTTCAATTACCAGATGAGTTATATGGTTTGCCCCCGTCAGTAATGGAAATGCAAATGTGTCAAGCAAGGTCAGCAAGTAAACCTACCGTCGTTATGAAACGTATGGTTGCCAATTCCTACTACTTAAATGGTAGTATCACAGATAGCAACCGGTATTTTTATTCGCATGGCAGAGGGTCTGCGAACAAAGGCCCTGATTCATACTATACTTTTTACAGCATGACGGGTTACAACCAGGTCAATAACCTGCCATGTGATACACTTGTAAACTGGCATGACTATGGAAGTGGTTTTAACCTGAACGCTGTGTACCGGTATGAATATAACGTACAAAATAAAGTGATATTCACAGAATTGAAGGATGATTACATATGGTTACAATACAAGGGTTACTATAACAGTGGCGGTATGTTGGAGCGAATAGATATACTGGATACTTTCGGAGCTACAGCGCTTACTGTTAAGAGTTCGATGTACGTGATATATGATGGCCAGGGTAAGCGTATTGAGGATAGTACTTATAGCGTGATAAACAGCATGCAAACGGGCAGACGTACTTATACATATGATAGCAACAACAACCTGATCGACTTTTCTTCATACCGTTATGTGAACAGTCAATGGGAACTTTCTCTGAGAAATACATTTACTTATGATGGACAAAACAGGCAGATAACACAGGTCACTTCAGCCGATTACGGTAATGGTTTTATGAACCAGCAAAAAGACAGTTTCTCCTATACAGGCAATAATACAGACCCTTCATTCCATGAAACGTTCTCCTGGAATGATAACACAAATCAGTGGGAGGATTATGAGATATTGGTGTATACTTTTGGCAATAACAGTTATTATGACGGATACACCATATACAAGTACAATAACGGTTGGGATACCGTTGAGCAAGATGTGTATGTTTATGAAGGCAATGACCTGTTCGTGCGTTCTAATGGATATAAATATATAGGCGGCGGCCAGTTTTCTACTACGCCATACGACCAGTCAAACCTGTATTTTGAAGAGTATTACCCTGCATCAGTTTTGAATAATTTGTCAGCGAAAACTAAAATGAATATATTTCCTAACCCTGCAGGAGAAATGTTGCATGTCAGAGCTGATAAAGATATAGCGTTTGTTAAAATAGTGGCATCCAATGGCGTGGTTGTTGCAGATCTTGCTGCCGCACAGCATACAGCCACCATAGATGTTTCGCAGCTAGTACAGGGAGTATATACCGTGGTTTTAACTGATAAAGGTGGTGATATATTGGGTAGTGATCGGTTTGTAAAGCAGTAG
- a CDS encoding DUF1003 domain-containing protein, whose product MEQALPQDEKLSALLNTQNEHLKKLNEIVAKSIQEEQLLTTNLLNPPTETITRGQKLSDKIAQFGGSWMFIISFLTILMVWIVYNVTASPKDIFDPYPFILMNLLLSCIAAIQAPIIMMSQNRKEEKDRKRAENDYMVNLKAELEIRSLHAKIDLLIQEQIKTLYDFQVTQMEQLQKLTADIDKNNIK is encoded by the coding sequence ATGGAACAAGCGCTTCCTCAGGACGAAAAACTGTCGGCTTTACTGAATACGCAGAATGAGCACCTTAAAAAGCTCAATGAGATCGTTGCTAAATCAATACAGGAAGAGCAATTACTCACAACCAACCTGCTCAACCCACCTACAGAAACTATCACACGTGGGCAAAAACTCTCTGATAAAATTGCTCAGTTTGGAGGTAGTTGGATGTTCATCATTTCATTTCTCACTATCCTGATGGTATGGATAGTATATAATGTTACAGCATCTCCAAAAGATATATTTGACCCCTACCCTTTTATTTTGATGAACCTCTTGCTTTCCTGTATTGCTGCAATACAGGCACCCATCATTATGATGAGCCAGAACAGGAAAGAAGAAAAAGACCGTAAACGGGCCGAGAACGATTATATGGTAAACCTGAAGGCAGAACTGGAGATAAGGAGCTTACACGCAAAAATAGACCTGCTGATACAAGAGCAAATAAAAACGCTCTACGATTTCCAGGTAACACAAATGGAACAACTACAAAAGCTAACAGCCGATATTGACAAGAATAATATTAAGTAA
- a CDS encoding adenosylhomocysteinase: MSTMTRSEIDFKMPYKVKDISLAEWGRKEIRLAEAEMPGLMAIREEYKGEQPLKGARIAGCLHMTIQTAVLIETLVELGAEVRWSSCNIFSTQDQAAAAIAAAGIGVFAWKGQTQAEADWCIEQTLFFGSEDRPLNMILDDGGDLTNMVLDNYTELVAGIKGLSEETTTGVHRLEERVKKGTLPMPAINVNDSVTKSKFDNKYGCKESLVDAIRRATDVMMAGKVAVVGGYGDVGKGSAQSLRGAGARVIVTEIDPICALQAAMDGFEVKKMIDAVKEADIVVTASGCCDLITEEHFRVMKDKTIVCNIGHFDNEIDMAWMNKNYGHTKDTLKPQVDIYNVDGNEIIILAEGRLVNLGCATGHPSFVMSNSFTNQTLAQIELWKHTDRYENRVYVLPKHLDEKVARLHLAKINVVLDELSETQAKYLGITKEGPYKPEHYRY, encoded by the coding sequence ATGAGTACTATGACTCGCTCTGAGATCGATTTTAAAATGCCTTACAAAGTGAAAGACATCAGCCTGGCTGAATGGGGACGTAAGGAAATAAGGCTGGCTGAGGCAGAAATGCCGGGTCTTATGGCTATCCGTGAAGAATATAAAGGCGAACAACCCCTGAAAGGTGCTCGTATTGCAGGCTGCCTGCATATGACTATCCAGACTGCAGTTTTGATAGAAACACTGGTAGAACTGGGAGCTGAAGTACGCTGGAGCTCTTGTAATATATTCTCTACGCAAGACCAGGCTGCCGCTGCTATTGCTGCTGCCGGTATTGGAGTTTTTGCATGGAAAGGACAGACACAAGCCGAGGCTGACTGGTGTATCGAACAGACATTATTCTTTGGTAGCGAAGACCGCCCTTTGAATATGATACTGGATGATGGTGGCGACCTGACCAATATGGTACTGGATAACTATACTGAACTGGTAGCCGGTATCAAAGGCCTGAGTGAAGAAACTACTACGGGTGTTCACCGCCTGGAAGAACGCGTTAAGAAAGGTACATTACCAATGCCTGCTATCAACGTAAACGACTCAGTTACTAAATCTAAATTCGACAACAAATACGGTTGTAAAGAATCATTGGTAGATGCTATACGTCGTGCTACTGACGTAATGATGGCAGGTAAAGTTGCAGTTGTTGGTGGTTATGGTGATGTAGGTAAAGGTTCTGCCCAATCACTACGTGGTGCCGGTGCCCGTGTTATCGTTACTGAGATCGACCCTATCTGCGCTTTACAGGCAGCAATGGACGGTTTTGAAGTAAAGAAAATGATCGATGCGGTAAAAGAAGCTGATATCGTCGTTACCGCTTCAGGCTGTTGCGACCTGATTACTGAAGAGCACTTCCGTGTAATGAAAGATAAAACGATTGTTTGTAACATCGGCCACTTCGATAACGAGATAGATATGGCATGGATGAACAAAAACTATGGGCATACTAAAGACACTTTGAAACCACAGGTAGACATCTACAATGTAGATGGTAACGAGATCATCATCCTTGCTGAAGGCCGTTTGGTGAACCTGGGTTGTGCTACCGGCCACCCTAGCTTTGTAATGAGTAATTCATTCACAAACCAAACACTGGCACAGATAGAGCTGTGGAAACACACAGATCGTTACGAGAATAGAGTGTATGTTCTGCCTAAGCACCTGGATGAGAAAGTAGCACGTCTGCACTTAGCTAAAATCAATGTAGTGCTGGATGAGCTTTCTGAAACACAGGCTAAATACCTGGGTATTACAAAAGAAGGCCCATACAAGCCCGAACATTACCGTTATTAA
- a CDS encoding 4-hydroxy-tetrahydrodipicolinate synthase, with translation MHQFAGTGVALVTPFNNDSSIDFNSLEKLVNHVIDGGVNFLVALGSTGETPTLNREEQQKVLSFIVETCNGRVPVVCGIAGNDTAEVVNNVKTYDLTGVAGILSASPHYNKPSQEGIYQHFKAIATATDKPIILYNVPGRTGSNMAPATVLRLANEFKNIVAIKEASGNLGQCMELVKDKPAHFAILSGDDDLFICQAAIGMEGVISVAANSFPKDFTTMVNHLLAGDFAVGRAMHYKLIDGIRLLFAEGNPTGVKCTLDELGICPAHVRLPLVKATDDLRAKIKTYLSNN, from the coding sequence ATGCATCAATTTGCAGGAACAGGTGTAGCACTTGTTACACCTTTTAACAATGACAGCTCAATCGACTTCAACTCACTGGAAAAACTAGTGAACCATGTAATAGATGGCGGAGTAAATTTCCTTGTCGCATTGGGCTCTACGGGAGAAACACCTACACTTAACAGGGAAGAACAACAAAAAGTATTGTCTTTCATAGTTGAGACATGCAATGGCCGCGTGCCTGTAGTGTGCGGTATTGCTGGCAATGACACTGCCGAAGTGGTGAACAATGTTAAGACATATGACCTGACGGGTGTAGCCGGTATATTGAGTGCTTCTCCGCATTACAACAAACCTTCCCAAGAGGGCATTTACCAGCACTTTAAAGCTATAGCTACTGCAACGGATAAGCCGATAATACTATACAACGTACCGGGAAGAACAGGCAGCAATATGGCTCCGGCAACTGTATTGCGCCTTGCTAATGAGTTCAAAAATATCGTTGCAATAAAAGAAGCCAGTGGAAACCTTGGTCAGTGTATGGAACTGGTAAAAGACAAACCTGCACACTTTGCGATCCTGAGTGGCGATGATGACTTGTTTATCTGCCAGGCTGCAATTGGTATGGAAGGTGTTATTTCAGTAGCCGCCAATAGCTTCCCTAAAGATTTCACTACGATGGTCAACCACCTGCTGGCTGGTGACTTTGCAGTTGGACGAGCCATGCACTATAAATTGATAGATGGTATACGCCTGTTGTTTGCCGAGGGCAACCCAACAGGTGTGAAATGTACGCTGGATGAGTTGGGAATATGTCCTGCTCATGTACGCCTGCCATTAGTTAAGGCTACCGATGACCTCAGGGCTAAAATAAAAACCTATTTGTCAAACAATTAA
- a CDS encoding acetyl-CoA carboxylase carboxyltransferase subunit alpha, with translation MQFLDFEQPIEELFAQVNKLKELSAKNGVDVSKTLTELEASIENERTKIYQDLTPWQRVQLSRHPDRPYTMYYIEQLFTNFRELYGDRQVKDDKAMIGGMAELDGMPVMVMGQQKGVNTKMRQMRNFGMANPEGYRKALRLMKMAEKFNRPIVTFIDTPGAYPGLEAEERGQGEAIARNLFEMFNLTVPVICVVIGEGASGGALGIGIGDKVAMLENTWYTVISPENCSTILWRSWDYKVQAAEQLKLTSEDMKSFGLVDDVLKEPNGGAHAKPEEMAATLRKYLVDTINELSAMDSDKRIELRINKFSAMGFYEQV, from the coding sequence ATGCAGTTTCTGGATTTTGAACAACCCATTGAAGAGCTATTTGCACAGGTAAATAAACTAAAAGAGCTGTCTGCTAAAAATGGAGTAGACGTGAGTAAAACACTCACTGAACTGGAAGCTTCTATTGAGAATGAACGCACCAAAATATACCAGGACCTTACTCCATGGCAAAGGGTACAACTCAGCCGCCACCCTGACAGGCCATATACCATGTATTATATTGAGCAACTCTTCACCAACTTCAGAGAGCTTTATGGCGACCGCCAGGTAAAGGATGACAAAGCAATGATTGGCGGTATGGCCGAACTGGATGGCATGCCTGTAATGGTAATGGGGCAGCAGAAAGGCGTGAATACCAAAATGCGCCAGATGCGCAATTTTGGCATGGCCAACCCTGAAGGCTATCGCAAGGCGCTTCGCCTGATGAAAATGGCTGAGAAGTTCAATCGCCCCATTGTAACATTTATTGATACGCCGGGTGCATACCCCGGGTTAGAGGCTGAAGAACGAGGACAAGGCGAAGCAATAGCTCGCAACCTGTTCGAAATGTTTAACCTGACCGTGCCGGTGATTTGCGTTGTAATAGGCGAGGGTGCTTCAGGCGGAGCCTTAGGCATAGGAATAGGCGATAAAGTAGCTATGCTGGAAAACACTTGGTATACCGTTATCTCCCCTGAGAACTGCTCTACTATCCTGTGGCGTAGCTGGGACTATAAAGTACAGGCAGCAGAACAATTGAAACTGACATCGGAAGACATGAAGAGTTTCGGGCTGGTAGACGATGTTTTAAAAGAGCCTAACGGCGGGGCGCATGCCAAACCGGAAGAAATGGCCGCCACGCTAAGAAAATACCTTGTTGATACTATAAATGAACTATCGGCAATGGATAGTGATAAACGTATAGAACTGCGTATCAACAAATTCTCTGCTATGGGTTTTTACGAACAGGTATAA
- a CDS encoding response regulator transcription factor, with protein MKYTILLVEDEKKIADTIQAGLSEHDYEATVAYNGLDGKKLFLDNAYDLIILDINLPFVNGYELCKLIREHDERVPIILLTAMNFTDNKIEGFELGADDYITKPFEFRELVARIKALLRRSDLRVDAEEEKILQIADLEMNLDNKEVRRSDKKIPLTAKEFQLLEYLLRNKEKVVSRADIAKNVWEIDFDTQTNVIDVYVNFLRKKLDKDFEPKLIHTQVGMGYILKVDED; from the coding sequence ATGAAATATACGATTTTACTGGTAGAAGACGAGAAAAAGATAGCCGATACGATACAAGCGGGTTTGAGCGAACATGACTATGAGGCAACTGTAGCATACAATGGGTTAGACGGCAAAAAGCTGTTCCTGGATAATGCCTACGACCTGATCATACTGGATATCAATCTCCCTTTTGTCAATGGCTATGAACTCTGTAAACTGATCAGGGAGCACGACGAGCGCGTGCCAATTATCCTGCTGACTGCTATGAACTTTACCGATAACAAAATAGAGGGTTTTGAGCTTGGGGCTGACGACTATATTACTAAACCGTTCGAATTCAGGGAGTTAGTAGCAAGAATCAAGGCTCTCCTCAGGCGTTCGGACCTGCGGGTAGATGCTGAAGAGGAAAAGATACTCCAGATAGCTGATCTCGAGATGAACCTGGACAACAAAGAAGTAAGGCGCAGCGATAAAAAAATACCACTTACCGCAAAAGAGTTTCAACTTTTGGAGTATTTGCTGAGAAATAAAGAGAAAGTAGTGTCACGTGCGGATATTGCTAAGAATGTCTGGGAGATCGATTTTGATACCCAGACCAATGTAATAGACGTGTATGTAAATTTCCTCAGAAAGAAATTGGATAAGGATTTTGAACCTAAACTGATACATACACAGGTTGGTATGGGGTATATCCTAAAAGTTGATGAGGATTAA
- a CDS encoding HAMP domain-containing histidine kinase produces MQIKYRITLVYTVLVTIILLLFSIALYVFSYQDMVARFKERLLNKANSTLELIKSPKFDFELIKTYEIIKAINKSSPSSLYNKSIYIFDYKNDKDFVYNDPKATPIRINDNIVNNVTNGHPYYFKVDNRDAVAIEYVDATSNYIIITAAYDIDRENWLGKLKLILFICLFISVIIIIFTGYIFSLSLIKAITEFTHKIRHISSEKFSLRLDTGKGKDELQKLAITINDLLDRLQASFNLQRRFIDNASHELSTPLAAIASQMDVALQRDRSSDDYKKAMLSINDDIKRLSLLVRSLLEIAKVSGSMGGTELTSVRVDELLMRIPAELKKVSPMYDVNIEFDQLPEDASALIIYGNEHLLYSSIKNIVHNACKFSEDKKASIVLSFTGKSIIIAIHDKGPGIDAHDLEHIFQPFYRSNRHQGYVSGAGLGLPLAQRIIGLHKGTIEVKSKIGKGTTFIITLPIEGVAEPDEEIPARNGRV; encoded by the coding sequence ATGCAAATAAAATACCGCATAACACTGGTATACACTGTGCTGGTAACAATAATATTGTTGTTATTCAGTATAGCTCTGTATGTTTTCTCCTACCAGGATATGGTGGCTCGCTTTAAAGAAAGGCTCTTAAATAAGGCAAACAGCACATTGGAGCTGATAAAGTCCCCTAAGTTTGACTTTGAACTTATTAAAACCTATGAGATCATCAAGGCAATCAACAAATCCTCTCCGAGTTCTTTATATAATAAAAGTATATACATATTTGATTACAAGAATGATAAGGATTTTGTTTACAACGACCCAAAAGCAACACCAATACGTATCAATGACAATATCGTCAATAATGTAACAAATGGGCATCCGTATTATTTTAAAGTTGATAACAGGGATGCTGTTGCAATTGAATATGTAGATGCAACAAGTAATTATATAATTATCACCGCAGCATATGACATAGACAGGGAAAACTGGCTTGGGAAATTGAAGCTTATTTTGTTTATATGCCTGTTTATCAGTGTAATAATTATAATTTTTACTGGATATATATTTTCCTTGAGCCTGATAAAAGCTATTACTGAATTTACACATAAAATAAGACATATCTCTTCTGAGAAATTCTCTTTAAGGTTGGACACCGGAAAAGGCAAAGACGAATTACAAAAACTTGCAATTACCATTAATGATTTGCTTGACAGGTTACAGGCGTCTTTTAACCTGCAGAGAAGGTTTATTGACAATGCTTCTCATGAGTTGTCAACCCCCTTGGCTGCAATAGCCAGCCAGATGGATGTCGCTTTGCAACGCGACAGGTCCAGCGATGATTATAAAAAAGCCATGCTTTCTATTAATGATGATATAAAGAGGCTAAGCTTGCTTGTGCGCAGTTTGTTGGAGATAGCAAAAGTAAGTGGGTCAATGGGAGGAACAGAGCTTACTTCTGTAAGGGTTGATGAATTGTTGATGCGTATTCCGGCAGAACTGAAGAAAGTCAGCCCTATGTATGATGTAAATATTGAATTTGATCAATTGCCAGAGGATGCTTCGGCGCTTATAATATATGGCAACGAACATTTGCTGTATAGCTCGATTAAGAATATTGTGCACAATGCCTGCAAATTCTCTGAAGATAAAAAAGCAAGCATTGTACTTTCATTTACCGGTAAAAGCATAATAATAGCTATACACGATAAAGGACCCGGAATTGACGCTCATGACCTGGAACATATATTTCAACCATTCTATCGTAGCAACAGGCATCAGGGTTATGTAAGTGGTGCCGGCTTAGGATTGCCATTAGCACAAAGGATCATTGGTTTGCATAAGGGGACCATTGAAGTAAAGTCAAAAATAGGGAAAGGGACTACCTTTATTATTACACTGCCTATTGAGGGGGTTGCTGAACCCGACGAGGAAATACCCGCAAGGAATGGTCGGGTATGA
- a CDS encoding calcium-binding EGF-like domain-containing protein — translation MKSIRNIAFSALLAVGAFTMVTYTACTKDECKDVVCQNGGTCVTGTCNCPTGYEGTNCETITRDKFVGTYTGTENCTVGSDTYSITIDKNSDDLKMTYKNVYNQNYSAVCTVTNTTTFTFNETQNGATFTGTGTLNGNTLTVDYTITDALSSNTCKYIGVK, via the coding sequence ATGAAATCAATTCGTAACATCGCATTTAGCGCATTATTAGCTGTTGGCGCTTTCACAATGGTGACTTATACAGCATGTACAAAAGATGAGTGTAAAGACGTAGTATGCCAGAATGGTGGTACTTGTGTAACCGGCACATGTAATTGCCCTACCGGGTATGAAGGCACAAATTGTGAAACCATCACAAGAGATAAATTTGTGGGAACATATACAGGTACAGAAAACTGCACAGTAGGTTCTGACACATACTCAATAACAATTGACAAAAACTCAGACGATTTGAAAATGACATACAAAAATGTCTACAATCAAAATTATTCTGCAGTTTGTACAGTAACTAACACTACAACATTCACATTTAACGAAACACAAAACGGTGCTACATTTACTGGAACAGGTACATTAAATGGCAACACATTAACTGTTGATTATACCATTACTGACGCTTTGTCAAGCAACACTTGCAAATACATCGGTGTAAAATAA